The following are encoded together in the Flavihumibacter fluvii genome:
- a CDS encoding hydroxypyruvate isomerase family protein has product MRRRAFVQQSVLASGALLTSAMSGARDKRDPAFTPAEQPFNMKYAFHDGMFENHAGKDFIEQIKFGHSMGFRAIEDNGMMGRPVDQQKKIGETLAKLGMSMGVFVVTSQNWHWKTSLATGKKEFTDLMIKDCKEAVEVAKRCGAKWMTVVPGNYDNSQSHEFQTANVINALRKGADILAPHGLVMVLEALSDNPDLFLRHTDQSYMICQAVNSPACKFLFDMYHMQRNEGDIIANIDRVWSETGYFQIGDNPGRNEPGTGEMNYKNIFKHIHAKGYKGILGMEHGNAIDGKAGEIALIKAYREADAFL; this is encoded by the coding sequence ATGCGTAGAAGAGCTTTTGTACAACAATCGGTTTTGGCCAGCGGCGCCCTCCTAACTTCAGCGATGTCCGGAGCCAGGGATAAGAGAGATCCTGCATTTACCCCGGCTGAGCAGCCATTTAATATGAAATATGCTTTTCATGACGGAATGTTTGAAAATCATGCAGGAAAGGATTTTATTGAGCAGATCAAGTTTGGCCATAGTATGGGTTTCCGGGCCATCGAAGATAATGGCATGATGGGCCGTCCTGTGGACCAGCAAAAGAAAATAGGGGAGACCCTCGCCAAACTGGGCATGTCTATGGGGGTTTTTGTGGTCACTTCACAGAACTGGCATTGGAAGACTTCACTTGCTACGGGTAAAAAAGAATTCACAGACCTGATGATCAAAGACTGTAAGGAAGCCGTTGAAGTTGCCAAACGATGCGGGGCTAAATGGATGACTGTTGTACCTGGCAATTATGATAATAGCCAGTCTCATGAATTCCAAACCGCCAACGTAATCAATGCTTTGCGCAAAGGGGCTGATATTTTGGCCCCGCATGGATTGGTGATGGTACTGGAAGCGTTAAGTGATAATCCGGATTTATTCCTGCGGCATACCGACCAGAGTTATATGATTTGCCAGGCTGTGAATAGTCCGGCTTGTAAATTCCTCTTCGATATGTACCATATGCAGCGCAATGAAGGGGATATCATCGCAAATATTGACCGGGTATGGTCCGAGACCGGTTATTTCCAGATTGGCGATAATCCGGGTAGGAATGAGCCTGGAACTGGCGAAATGAATTACAAAAATATTTTCAAACATATACATGCAAAAGGCTATAAGGGTATTTTGGGTATGGAACATGGCAACGCCATAGATGGTAAGGCCGGCGAAATCGCCTTAATTAAGGCCTATCGCGAAGCAGATGCTTTCCTGTAG
- a CDS encoding FAD:protein FMN transferase yields MNPIFSAMFFRNQNRLKPIFCTILLALFHYNIYAQPKRYSYSRQKMGSPFNIILYAEDSTSAATIANNCYNLTDSLVNIFSDYIDSSELNRLCANAGNFHQPFAASPALFDILSLSKSAYEYSKGSFDITLGPITRMWRKARRENSWPSDQEVAENLSLTGFDKVYLDPKNHLVVLKKPGMKLDLGGIAQGYIAQKVINRIRNMGISIALVDVSGDITVIGSPPDSKGWTVGVNLPEQKELLMQKVLLIQNTSVTTSGDAYQFMLHDGKKYSHVVDPASGYGLTSRRNVTVIAKDCTTADWLAKACSILPLPQAKKLAKQLQAEFLIAELHNETLSIHQTRHFKEYWKAARY; encoded by the coding sequence ATGAATCCTATATTTTCAGCCATGTTTTTCCGAAATCAAAATAGGCTAAAACCCATTTTCTGTACCATCCTGCTGGCATTATTCCACTATAACATTTATGCGCAACCGAAAAGATATTCTTACTCCCGGCAAAAAATGGGTTCGCCGTTCAACATCATATTATATGCCGAAGACAGCACCAGCGCTGCAACTATCGCAAATAATTGTTACAACCTCACCGACAGCCTGGTCAATATTTTTAGCGACTATATAGATAGCAGTGAGCTGAACAGGTTATGTGCCAATGCCGGTAATTTCCACCAACCCTTTGCAGCGTCACCCGCCCTGTTCGACATCCTTAGCTTATCCAAATCTGCATATGAATATAGCAAGGGTAGTTTTGATATTACCCTGGGGCCCATCACCCGCATGTGGCGAAAGGCCCGCCGGGAAAACTCCTGGCCATCGGACCAGGAAGTAGCGGAAAACTTATCCCTCACAGGTTTTGATAAAGTATACCTCGACCCCAAAAACCACCTGGTAGTATTGAAAAAACCAGGCATGAAATTAGACCTTGGTGGTATTGCGCAAGGATATATTGCCCAAAAGGTGATAAACAGGATTCGTAATATGGGGATTTCCATTGCATTGGTTGATGTTAGCGGTGATATTACCGTCATAGGATCTCCACCGGATTCAAAAGGCTGGACAGTTGGCGTGAACCTACCGGAACAAAAGGAACTGCTGATGCAAAAGGTGCTGCTCATACAAAATACTTCCGTCACTACCTCGGGGGATGCCTACCAGTTCATGTTACATGATGGTAAAAAATATTCCCATGTTGTTGATCCTGCTTCCGGTTATGGATTGACCAGCAGGAGAAATGTTACGGTAATTGCCAAAGATTGCACAACCGCAGACTGGCTCGCCAAAGCCTGTAGTATACTGCCTTTACCTCAGGCGAAAAAACTCGCCAAACAGCTACAGGCTGAATTCCTGATCGCCGAATTACATAACGAAACACTTTCCATTCACCAGACCAGACATTTTAAAGAATATTGGAAAGCAGCCCGGTATTAA
- a CDS encoding formylglycine-generating enzyme family protein, protein MTRSTGILMLTVSSLALYAQPGSENFKKYQQDIPGSSISFTMVPIPAGSFTMGSIATDKDKKADEMPQRTISISAFWMGSFEVSRDAFDLFFRDETISQNSTVDAITRPSAQYIDLTWGMGKEGGFPVNSMSQLAALMYCRWLYNKTGVFYRLPTEAEWEYACRAGTKTVYFFGNDPKDLGQYAWFNKNSGNKYHKSGQKKPNPWGLYDILGNVSEWTLDHYLPDALENTPDQSKDPVAPVNKSKYPKSLRGGGYMDDAPAMRSSNRIKSDPTWNKRDPQNPKSKWWLTDGMSVGFRLVRPFVQPGPDEVNSFFQQYLGK, encoded by the coding sequence GTGACAAGAAGCACCGGCATTTTAATGTTGACCGTAAGTAGTTTAGCCCTTTACGCACAACCTGGCTCCGAAAATTTCAAAAAATACCAGCAGGATATCCCCGGATCATCCATCAGTTTTACCATGGTGCCCATTCCGGCTGGCAGTTTTACTATGGGCAGCATTGCCACTGATAAGGACAAAAAAGCCGACGAAATGCCGCAAAGAACCATTTCAATTTCTGCTTTCTGGATGGGTTCCTTTGAAGTAAGCAGGGATGCGTTTGACCTTTTCTTCCGGGATGAAACCATAAGCCAGAATTCCACCGTAGACGCCATAACAAGGCCAAGTGCGCAATATATTGACCTTACCTGGGGAATGGGCAAGGAAGGTGGCTTTCCTGTAAATAGTATGTCACAGCTTGCCGCCCTGATGTATTGCCGTTGGTTATACAATAAAACAGGCGTTTTTTACCGCCTGCCCACAGAAGCTGAATGGGAATATGCCTGCCGTGCAGGAACCAAGACCGTGTATTTTTTTGGAAATGACCCAAAAGACCTTGGGCAATACGCCTGGTTCAATAAAAATAGTGGCAATAAATACCATAAGTCCGGACAAAAAAAACCAAACCCATGGGGCTTGTATGACATATTGGGTAATGTTAGCGAATGGACCCTGGACCATTACCTGCCCGATGCATTAGAAAATACACCCGATCAATCAAAAGACCCGGTAGCGCCAGTTAACAAATCGAAATATCCAAAATCTTTAAGGGGTGGCGGCTACATGGATGATGCGCCGGCCATGCGCAGCTCCAACCGTATAAAATCTGATCCGACATGGAATAAGCGCGATCCCCAGAACCCAAAAAGCAAATGGTGGTTAACTGATGGCATGTCTGTCGGCTTCAGGCTCGTCCGTCCGTTTGTACAACCTGGTCCGGATGAAGTAAATAGCTTTTTCCAGCAATATTTGGGTAAATAG
- a CDS encoding Gfo/Idh/MocA family protein: protein MNNEASPKNNPSRRDFVKNSSLIAGGLMAAPLLSSANFFSGSEATIKIALVGCGGRGTGAAMQALLSKQKVKLVAMADAFRDRLDECFNTLNADDISEYSSTVKNLKDMIDVPEERKFTGFDGYQKAIALADVVLLTTPPGFRPIHFEEAIKQNKHVFMEKPVATDPAGIQRVLAAAAIAKQKKLNVVVGLQRHYQNSYRELFKRKDLIGDITSAQAWWNNDGVWVRPRQANQTEMEYQMRNWYYFNWLCGDHINEQHIHNIDVINWFKNGYPVKAQGMGGRQVRKGKDHGEIFDHHYVEFTYADGSILNSQCRHIPGTMSRVDELLVGTKGKILCGAGSIVDLKGKSLYKFDSSKENNPYQTEHEELFAAIAKGEYKFADAENGAKSTMTSILGRLATYSGQIIEWDKAINSGLDIHPKVYAWDATPPIVPNSDGYYPVAVPGVSKYF, encoded by the coding sequence ATGAATAACGAAGCTTCCCCAAAAAACAACCCATCACGACGGGATTTTGTAAAGAACAGCAGCCTTATAGCAGGCGGATTAATGGCCGCTCCACTATTATCCAGCGCCAACTTTTTTTCTGGATCTGAAGCGACCATAAAAATTGCCCTTGTAGGCTGTGGTGGTCGTGGAACCGGTGCTGCCATGCAGGCTTTATTGTCCAAGCAAAAAGTAAAACTGGTGGCAATGGCCGATGCTTTCAGGGACCGGCTGGATGAATGTTTCAACACCCTGAATGCAGATGATATTTCTGAATACTCTTCTACGGTCAAAAATCTGAAAGACATGATTGATGTGCCGGAAGAAAGGAAATTTACCGGCTTCGATGGTTACCAGAAAGCCATTGCTTTGGCAGATGTGGTACTCCTGACCACACCACCGGGATTCCGTCCCATCCATTTTGAAGAAGCGATAAAGCAAAATAAGCACGTATTCATGGAAAAACCGGTAGCAACAGATCCGGCCGGCATTCAGCGTGTCCTTGCGGCAGCAGCAATCGCAAAGCAAAAAAAATTAAACGTAGTGGTTGGCCTTCAAAGGCATTACCAGAATTCATATCGTGAACTTTTCAAGCGCAAAGACCTTATTGGCGATATAACCTCGGCGCAAGCCTGGTGGAACAACGATGGAGTATGGGTAAGGCCAAGGCAAGCAAACCAGACAGAAATGGAATACCAGATGCGCAACTGGTATTATTTCAACTGGCTTTGCGGTGATCATATCAATGAGCAACATATCCATAATATTGATGTAATCAACTGGTTCAAAAACGGCTACCCGGTAAAAGCCCAGGGAATGGGTGGCCGCCAGGTCAGGAAAGGAAAAGATCATGGAGAAATTTTTGATCACCATTATGTTGAGTTTACCTATGCTGATGGCAGCATACTGAATAGTCAGTGCCGACACATTCCTGGGACTATGAGCCGGGTAGATGAATTGCTCGTTGGCACAAAAGGAAAAATCCTTTGTGGCGCAGGAAGCATAGTTGATTTAAAAGGCAAATCATTGTACAAGTTTGATTCTTCCAAGGAAAACAATCCTTACCAGACCGAACATGAAGAATTATTCGCAGCTATAGCAAAAGGTGAATATAAATTCGCTGATGCCGAGAATGGTGCAAAAAGCACAATGACGTCTATCCTGGGAAGACTGGCCACTTACAGCGGACAAATCATTGAATGGGATAAAGCGATCAATAGTGGTCTGGATATCCATCCAAAAGTCTATGCATGGGATGCTACCCCTCCTATCGTACCAAATAGTGATGGCTACTACCCTGTTGCTGTGCCCGGAGTTTCCAAATATTTCTAA
- a CDS encoding DinB family protein, which translates to MKHRNPQHGRRDFLRTTLSLSTAFAGLTSFSPITEHIPEIAPGNLYVIGPMEGYSPHIGTIVSMLNYNRETILRITKGLSIADLDFLLDAKANSIGALLMHLGAVDKYYQVNTFEGRSEFNSAESKLWNDGMELGDLGRKNIKGKELKYYIDLITEVRQKTLEEFKKKDDQWLLAIDPSFGEGKEPFNTYWKWFHVCEHESNHRGQMSFLKSRLPGAKDSKE; encoded by the coding sequence ATGAAGCACAGAAATCCCCAACATGGCAGGAGAGATTTTTTAAGGACAACACTCTCCTTATCCACTGCATTTGCAGGTCTCACTTCATTTAGCCCTATTACGGAGCATATACCCGAAATTGCACCGGGAAACCTTTACGTCATCGGGCCGATGGAAGGATATAGTCCGCATATCGGAACCATCGTTTCCATGCTGAATTATAACCGCGAAACGATCCTGCGTATTACCAAGGGGCTTTCTATAGCCGATCTCGACTTTCTACTCGACGCTAAAGCCAATTCAATAGGAGCACTTCTTATGCATTTAGGTGCAGTCGATAAGTATTACCAGGTCAACACATTTGAAGGAAGGAGTGAATTTAATTCTGCCGAATCGAAATTATGGAACGATGGCATGGAATTGGGAGACCTAGGAAGGAAAAATATTAAAGGGAAAGAACTGAAATACTATATAGACCTGATTACCGAAGTACGGCAGAAAACATTGGAAGAATTTAAAAAGAAAGATGATCAGTGGCTTTTGGCAATTGATCCTTCTTTTGGTGAAGGGAAAGAACCATTTAATACCTATTGGAAATGGTTTCATGTATGTGAACACGAATCAAATCACCGTGGGCAAATGTCTTTTTTGAAAAGCCGGCTACCTGGTGCTAAAGATTCGAAAGAATAA
- a CDS encoding GNAT family N-acetyltransferase has protein sequence MKSIETKRTIISALQPLDAPFIYSLLNSPGWLRFIGDRGIRTLDDARNFIINGPMKSYQDNGFGLCLVQEKESGNKMGLCGLLKREQLDNLDLGFAFLPEYHGKGYAKEAATAMINYAREALKLNYLLAFTDADNIRSIQLLEKLGFVFDKMIPWPNSEDLKLFAINLSLYASE, from the coding sequence ATGAAAAGTATTGAGACAAAAAGAACCATAATATCTGCCCTCCAACCGCTTGATGCTCCATTTATTTATTCCCTGCTAAATTCCCCTGGTTGGTTACGGTTCATTGGTGACCGTGGTATAAGGACTTTAGATGATGCCCGTAATTTCATCATCAATGGCCCAATGAAAAGCTACCAGGACAACGGTTTTGGGCTTTGCCTGGTGCAGGAAAAAGAGAGTGGCAATAAAATGGGACTATGCGGATTACTGAAACGGGAACAATTAGATAATTTGGATCTGGGCTTTGCTTTTTTGCCGGAATACCATGGAAAAGGCTATGCAAAGGAAGCTGCCACCGCTATGATAAACTATGCCCGTGAAGCACTTAAACTAAACTATTTACTGGCTTTTACAGACGCAGATAATATAAGGAGTATCCAACTTCTCGAAAAACTTGGTTTTGTTTTTGACAAAATGATTCCCTGGCCAAACTCCGAAGACTTAAAATTATTCGCCATTAACTTATCCCTTTATGCATCCGAATGA
- a CDS encoding nuclear transport factor 2 family protein, with protein MHPNEELIERFYTCFQQKNYKGMQDCYASDAHFSDEAFTNLNSSQVCAMWEMLIKRGKDLQVEFSDIKANDVEGSADWIAKYTFSAARRPVENHIHARFRFANGKIIEHIDQFNFYTWSRQALGFPGWLLGWTTYLQHKVQKSAMQGLADFMNNQ; from the coding sequence ATGCATCCGAATGAAGAACTGATCGAACGCTTTTATACCTGCTTTCAGCAAAAAAACTACAAGGGAATGCAGGACTGTTATGCAAGTGATGCCCATTTTTCAGACGAAGCCTTTACCAATCTTAATTCCAGCCAGGTGTGTGCCATGTGGGAAATGCTGATCAAAAGAGGCAAAGACCTGCAAGTGGAATTCAGCGATATAAAGGCCAATGATGTTGAAGGATCAGCAGACTGGATCGCAAAATATACTTTCTCCGCAGCCCGCAGGCCAGTTGAAAACCATATCCATGCACGGTTCCGATTTGCCAATGGAAAAATAATTGAACATATTGACCAGTTCAATTTTTATACATGGAGCAGGCAGGCGCTTGGTTTCCCCGGATGGCTCCTTGGCTGGACTACATACCTGCAGCATAAAGTGCAAAAATCAGCCATGCAAGGTCTTGCAGATTTTATGAATAATCAATAA
- a CDS encoding amidase: MDRRNFLRNSSLATLSLTGLTISSKLPATKTFHDRNLSAADFDINETTIDDLQKKMQSGTLTATTITRLYLDRIKKIDASGPKLNSVIEVNPDALRIAAELDNERKNGRVRGPLHGIPVLIKDNINTADKMQTTAGALALEGNIAETDAFIVTRLRQAGAVILGKTNLSEWANFRSSKSCSGWSSRGLQTKNPYLLTHNPCGSSSGSGVAASANLCTVAVGTETDGSVTCPASVNGIVGMKPTVGLLSRTGIIPISHTQDTAGPMARTVRDLAILLGVLAGADPVDVVTAENAGKIAGDYSKFLDPGALKGKRIGVERKFQGDNHYLIALWNKNKTILSKLGAEVIEIDYIDKIDALGKSEFIVLKYEFKHGVNKYLSTSKAKPRNLQDVINFNKEHADKSLPYFNQDTLEACEKLGGLDSPEYLEALNKSFDGSREIINTVMLENKLDAITGLTMGPACSIDRWYGDRWGDVSLTSPAAASGYPHITVPCGQVYGLPVGLSFFGGAYTEPLLIGLAYSFEQATKNRIQPSFKQSFE, translated from the coding sequence ATGGATAGACGTAATTTCCTTCGGAACAGCTCTTTAGCCACACTTTCTTTAACTGGCTTAACCATCAGTTCAAAACTCCCTGCAACAAAGACTTTTCACGACAGAAACTTAAGTGCTGCCGATTTTGATATTAATGAAACCACTATTGATGACTTACAGAAAAAAATGCAGTCCGGCACCTTAACTGCAACAACAATTACCCGGCTTTACCTCGACCGGATTAAAAAAATAGATGCATCAGGACCAAAACTTAATTCAGTGATTGAAGTAAATCCGGATGCCTTGCGAATTGCTGCCGAACTAGATAACGAAAGAAAAAATGGCAGGGTCCGGGGTCCCCTGCACGGTATACCAGTCCTGATCAAAGACAATATTAATACTGCAGACAAAATGCAAACTACTGCCGGTGCGTTAGCCCTGGAAGGTAATATTGCAGAAACAGATGCATTTATTGTTACCAGATTGAGGCAGGCTGGAGCTGTGATCCTGGGTAAAACCAATCTATCCGAATGGGCCAATTTCCGAAGTTCAAAATCATGTTCAGGCTGGAGCAGCCGGGGATTGCAAACCAAAAACCCCTACCTGCTTACACATAACCCCTGTGGCTCAAGTTCAGGTTCAGGTGTTGCTGCATCTGCCAACCTTTGCACTGTTGCAGTGGGTACTGAAACAGATGGTTCAGTAACCTGTCCGGCATCGGTGAATGGTATTGTTGGCATGAAGCCAACAGTTGGTTTATTGAGCAGGACAGGTATAATCCCCATTTCACATACCCAGGATACAGCAGGGCCAATGGCCCGAACTGTAAGGGACCTGGCTATTTTATTGGGGGTACTGGCCGGTGCGGATCCAGTGGATGTAGTTACTGCTGAAAATGCAGGTAAGATTGCAGGCGACTATTCGAAATTCCTGGACCCCGGAGCTTTAAAAGGGAAACGAATTGGCGTTGAAAGGAAATTCCAGGGTGATAACCATTACCTGATCGCCCTCTGGAACAAGAACAAAACAATTCTTTCCAAACTAGGTGCAGAAGTTATTGAAATTGATTATATCGATAAAATCGATGCACTGGGCAAAAGTGAATTCATTGTGCTGAAATATGAATTCAAACATGGCGTCAATAAATACTTATCAACATCAAAAGCAAAACCAAGGAACCTGCAGGATGTTATCAACTTCAACAAGGAACACGCTGATAAGTCATTACCTTATTTCAACCAGGACACCCTTGAAGCCTGTGAAAAATTGGGCGGATTAGACAGTCCGGAATATCTTGAAGCCCTGAATAAATCATTTGATGGTTCCCGTGAGATCATCAATACTGTTATGTTGGAAAATAAACTGGATGCTATAACCGGATTAACCATGGGACCTGCCTGCAGCATAGATCGTTGGTACGGTGACCGTTGGGGGGATGTATCACTCACATCACCGGCAGCCGCTTCCGGGTACCCACATATTACTGTGCCATGTGGACAAGTATATGGCCTCCCGGTAGGTCTGTCCTTTTTTGGAGGTGCCTACACTGAACCGCTATTGATCGGACTTGCCTATTCCTTTGAGCAGGCTACTAAAAATCGCATCCAGCCTTCCTTTAAACAAAGTTTTGAATAG
- a CDS encoding cation-translocating P-type ATPase — protein sequence MDKIIGLNTGEVEAARAKYGLNQIEQKKENALFRIVRDLAKEPMFLLLLAAAIIYFISGQTSEGLFMGISIILVATISIYQDTRSRNALDALKKLTQPNAYVIRNGEKMAIPKEEIVVGDFMIIEEGSSIPADGIIVQANDFYVNESILTGESFPVAKNETSDNTQVFQGTTVTGGLAISRVQSIGNRTRLGQIGKQLESIQEESTPLQKQIRNFVKKMATGGILVFIIVWAINFSQSKNILDSLLKALTLAMSILPEEIPVAFTTFMALGAWRLMKMGIVVKQTTTVETLGSASVICIDKTGTITENKMSLAAVYLPDKNQLADTGISWDEDQQQLITTSMWASEPIPFDPMEIAIHEAYSKFTKSDDRPSYTLIHEYPLEGVPPMMTHVFENAAGNRIISAKGAPEAIFTLSALNDKELKNVITAMEQMASKGYRVLGVASTVFEGNDFPAKQQDFPFKFCGLIAFYDPPKKNFNNVLQSFYNAGIDVKIITGDNALTTATIARQVGFRGAEKSMDGVSLQELPVQSRNTTIANTNIFTRMFPEAKLTIVNALKDSGKIVAMTGDGVNDGPALKAAHIGIAMGNKGSEIAKRAASLILTDDDLAKMVDAIAMGRRIYTNLKKAIRYIISIHIPIILTVFLPLALGWIYPNIFTPVHIIFLELIMGPTCSIIYENDPMEENMMEQPPRAASNTFFNWKELWVSIIQGLVITSAALLTYQYAIKGGKDENATRTMVFLVLIAANIFLTLINRSFYYSLLKTARYVNRLVPLIIGITIALVAALLLFAPLTRFFKFSRLTWQDLLFSIAVGILSVIWFEIIKLIKRKYLQP from the coding sequence ATGGATAAAATAATTGGACTAAACACAGGTGAAGTCGAGGCCGCCCGGGCAAAATACGGACTTAACCAGATTGAGCAAAAAAAGGAAAATGCGCTTTTCCGTATTGTGCGGGACCTTGCTAAAGAGCCCATGTTCTTGTTGCTTTTAGCAGCAGCTATCATTTACTTTATTAGTGGCCAGACTTCAGAAGGCTTATTTATGGGCATCTCGATAATCCTGGTGGCCACGATTTCCATTTACCAGGACACCAGAAGCAGGAATGCCCTGGATGCCCTGAAAAAATTGACCCAACCCAATGCTTATGTGATCAGGAACGGCGAAAAAATGGCAATTCCCAAAGAAGAAATTGTCGTGGGCGATTTCATGATCATTGAGGAAGGCAGTTCTATCCCTGCGGATGGTATTATTGTCCAGGCCAACGATTTTTATGTGAACGAATCCATCTTAACAGGTGAGTCATTTCCAGTGGCCAAAAACGAGACCAGCGACAATACACAGGTGTTCCAGGGAACGACTGTTACCGGTGGTTTAGCCATTAGCCGTGTACAGTCAATCGGGAATAGAACCCGGTTGGGACAGATTGGAAAACAATTGGAAAGCATTCAGGAAGAAAGCACGCCCCTCCAAAAACAGATCAGGAACTTTGTCAAAAAAATGGCCACCGGAGGCATTTTGGTTTTTATTATTGTGTGGGCCATAAATTTCTCCCAATCAAAAAATATATTGGATAGCCTGTTAAAAGCCCTGACCCTTGCGATGAGTATCCTTCCTGAAGAGATCCCGGTGGCTTTCACCACATTTATGGCCCTGGGAGCATGGCGTTTAATGAAAATGGGCATTGTTGTAAAACAAACCACCACCGTGGAAACACTGGGTTCTGCTTCCGTGATCTGCATCGACAAAACTGGTACCATTACAGAAAACAAAATGAGCCTTGCGGCGGTTTACCTGCCAGATAAAAATCAATTGGCTGATACGGGCATTTCCTGGGACGAAGACCAGCAGCAACTCATCACTACTTCCATGTGGGCCAGTGAACCTATACCATTTGATCCTATGGAAATTGCGATTCATGAAGCTTATAGCAAATTCACCAAATCGGATGATCGTCCATCCTATACCCTTATCCATGAATATCCACTCGAAGGTGTCCCCCCCATGATGACGCATGTATTTGAAAATGCTGCCGGTAATCGCATCATTTCTGCAAAAGGTGCGCCTGAAGCAATATTTACTTTGTCAGCTCTCAATGATAAAGAATTAAAAAATGTGATCACAGCCATGGAACAAATGGCCAGCAAAGGATACCGTGTATTGGGCGTTGCGTCAACCGTATTTGAAGGAAATGACTTTCCGGCGAAACAACAGGATTTTCCATTTAAATTCTGTGGCCTCATTGCATTTTATGATCCGCCAAAAAAGAATTTCAATAATGTGTTGCAATCATTTTATAACGCAGGAATAGATGTAAAAATCATAACAGGCGATAATGCTTTAACCACTGCCACAATAGCCAGGCAAGTAGGATTCAGGGGTGCTGAAAAAAGTATGGATGGTGTTTCATTACAGGAATTACCGGTACAATCCAGGAATACTACAATTGCAAATACCAATATTTTTACCCGGATGTTTCCTGAAGCAAAACTCACCATAGTTAATGCATTAAAAGATTCCGGGAAAATTGTTGCGATGACAGGTGATGGAGTAAATGATGGTCCGGCATTAAAGGCTGCACATATCGGGATAGCGATGGGCAACAAAGGATCAGAAATCGCAAAACGCGCAGCATCATTAATCCTGACAGATGATGACCTTGCGAAAATGGTTGATGCGATCGCCATGGGCCGGCGCATTTATACCAACCTGAAAAAAGCCATCCGTTATATTATTTCTATCCATATCCCCATCATTCTTACGGTTTTTTTACCCCTGGCCCTTGGCTGGATCTACCCGAATATCTTTACACCGGTACACATCATTTTCCTGGAACTCATAATGGGGCCAACCTGCTCCATTATTTATGAAAATGATCCTATGGAAGAAAATATGATGGAACAACCCCCGCGAGCCGCCAGCAATACATTTTTTAACTGGAAGGAATTATGGGTCAGCATTATCCAGGGACTTGTTATTACTTCTGCAGCTTTATTGACTTACCAATATGCTATTAAAGGGGGAAAGGATGAAAATGCTACCCGTACGATGGTATTTTTGGTATTAATTGCTGCAAATATCTTTCTGACCCTCATAAACCGTTCATTCTACTATTCCCTTCTTAAAACAGCACGATATGTCAACCGACTGGTTCCATTGATCATTGGCATCACTATCGCATTGGTCGCGGCATTATTGTTATTTGCACCACTTACCCGCTTTTTTAAGTTCAGCCGGTTAACCTGGCAGGATTTATTATTCAGCATTGCCGTTGGCATCCTGTCGGTCATCTGGTTTGAAATCATAAAATTGATCAAAAGAAAATACCTGCAGCCATGA
- a CDS encoding GNAT family N-acetyltransferase: MIRTFQPADFEWLQKWVSDPKALFTFAGPSWTFPITLNQIIEHQIKFPDKQLFVGVDENHEPFAIGEIILNEEHAPRLGRLLIGDPAKRGLGLGEKFIRELIHQCIHLQQYTREICLFVLEENTSAIHTYKKIGFVFSDEKIPDMIFNNQSYPVKKMILQTS; the protein is encoded by the coding sequence ATGATCCGTACATTCCAACCCGCTGATTTCGAATGGCTTCAAAAATGGGTATCAGATCCAAAAGCATTGTTCACTTTTGCAGGGCCATCCTGGACTTTCCCTATTACCCTTAACCAGATTATTGAACATCAGATAAAATTTCCTGATAAGCAATTGTTTGTTGGTGTTGATGAAAATCATGAACCATTTGCAATCGGCGAAATCATCCTCAATGAAGAACATGCGCCAAGGCTAGGCAGGCTCTTAATTGGTGACCCGGCTAAAAGAGGCCTCGGATTGGGGGAAAAATTCATTCGGGAATTAATTCACCAGTGTATCCATTTGCAGCAGTACACAAGGGAAATCTGCTTATTTGTTCTGGAAGAAAATACTTCTGCCATCCATACCTATAAAAAAATAGGATTTGTATTTTCTGATGAAAAAATACCGGATATGATCTTTAATAACCAATCATATCCGGTAAAGAAAATGATATTACAAACCAGTTAA